The following are encoded together in the Halopseudomonas salegens genome:
- the xseA gene encoding exodeoxyribonuclease VII large subunit — MTDDLLFKRLNQTTETLSVSQLNARARGLLEDVFPRVWVEGELSNLARPSSGHMYFSLKDSKAQIRCAFFRQHANRVRLTLRDGLQVRVRGRVSLYEGRGDYQLIVDALETAGDGALRQAFEALKAKLEQEGLFAQSRKQALPGFPRRIGVVTSASGAAVRDIISVFRRRAPFVELTIIPSAVQGNEAAGQLVQALQLADQAGFDALIISRGGGSLEDLWPFNEESVARAVAACSTPIVSAVGHETDISICDFVADLRAPTPSAAAEQLSPDGAGLLRQFRQLQQQLHNRLRERLERDRLRLQTLRQRLRHPGERLAQQAQRLDELELRLKRALQQTHNLQHTRLERLQARLQQQHPGRRLDLLRQQLLHLQQRLPRSIQQRLQQERQQFAQVSHSLNLVSPLATLGRGYSILLDRQGHAVRQADQVRPGDQLQARLANGQLDLQVVDQCPPQQQLPLDD; from the coding sequence ATGACCGACGATCTGCTATTTAAGCGCCTCAACCAGACAACCGAGACCCTCAGCGTCAGCCAGCTTAACGCCCGTGCGCGTGGATTGCTGGAAGATGTGTTTCCGCGTGTCTGGGTCGAGGGCGAACTATCCAACCTGGCACGCCCCTCGTCCGGGCATATGTATTTCAGCCTGAAGGACAGTAAAGCACAGATTCGCTGCGCCTTTTTCCGCCAGCATGCCAATCGGGTACGCCTGACCCTGCGCGATGGTTTGCAGGTGCGTGTGCGCGGCCGAGTCAGCCTGTATGAAGGTCGTGGCGACTATCAACTGATTGTCGATGCGCTGGAAACCGCTGGCGATGGCGCCCTGCGCCAGGCCTTTGAAGCCCTGAAGGCCAAGCTGGAGCAGGAAGGCCTGTTTGCCCAGTCGCGCAAGCAAGCACTCCCGGGCTTTCCCCGCCGTATCGGGGTGGTTACCTCGGCCAGTGGCGCGGCGGTGCGCGATATCATCAGCGTGTTTCGTCGCCGGGCACCCTTTGTCGAGCTGACCATCATTCCCAGCGCCGTCCAGGGCAATGAAGCTGCCGGACAGCTGGTACAGGCCTTGCAGCTGGCCGATCAGGCCGGCTTTGACGCCCTGATCATCAGCCGCGGCGGCGGTTCACTGGAAGATCTCTGGCCGTTCAATGAAGAAAGCGTGGCGCGCGCCGTGGCGGCCTGTTCAACCCCCATTGTCAGCGCCGTCGGGCATGAAACGGATATTTCCATCTGTGATTTTGTGGCCGACCTGCGGGCACCAACGCCCTCGGCTGCCGCCGAACAACTCAGCCCGGACGGCGCTGGCCTGCTGCGCCAGTTCCGCCAACTGCAGCAGCAATTGCACAATCGTTTGCGTGAGCGGCTGGAGCGCGACAGGCTGCGTTTGCAGACCCTGCGTCAGCGCCTGCGCCACCCCGGTGAACGCCTGGCCCAGCAGGCGCAACGACTGGATGAACTGGAACTGCGCCTGAAACGCGCCCTGCAGCAGACGCACAACCTTCAGCACACCCGCCTGGAGCGCTTGCAGGCTCGCCTGCAACAGCAACACCCTGGCCGCCGGCTGGATTTGCTGCGCCAGCAATTGCTGCACCTGCAGCAACGCTTGCCACGCAGCATCCAGCAGCGCCTGCAGCAGGAGCGTCAGCAGTTTGCGCAAGTCAGCCACAGCCTGAACCTGGTCAGCCCTCTGGCCACGCTCGGTCGTGGCTACAGTATTCTGCTGGACCGCCAGGGCCATGCGGTGCGCCAGGCTGACCAGGTACGCCCCGGCGATCAGCTGCAAGCACGCCTGGCCAACGGCCAGCTTGACCTGCAAGTGGTCGATCAGTGCCCGCCGCAGCAGCAATTACCGCTGGATGACTGA
- the leuA gene encoding 2-isopropylmalate synthase, translating into MLRDPSQRYRPFAPVNLPDRQWPSRTITDVPVWCSSDLRDGNQSLIEPMDPEKKLRFFQTLVAVGVKQIEVAFPSASQNDFDFVRRLIEDGHIPDDVTIQVLTQARDDLIARTFESLRGAKRAIVHVYNATAPSFRRIVFKQDKAGVKAIAVNAAQTIQRLAAEQPDTEWTFQYSPEIFTSTELDFAVEVCDAVLDVWQPTPERKVILNLPATVEVATPNIYADQIEWFCRHISRRDSVLVSLHTHNDRGTGVAATELGLLAGADRVEGCLFGNGERTGNVDLVTLALNMYTQGLHPGLDFSDIDAVRKVVEECNQLPVHPRHPYVGDLVHTAFSGSHQDAIRKGFAVQSAEGIWEVPYLPIDPADIGRSYEAVIRVNSQSGKGGIAYLLEQEYGISLPRRMQIEFSQVVQGETDRLGLEMTARQIHDLLDREYLQNTSPYQLLGHRLQEENGTSVVDLRVSYRGEELHWHGMGKGPLEAVVAALPIKTEIMDYHEHAIGSGTNAQAAAYIELRLEGERSLHGIGINENITTASFRALFSALNRALQQADAQAA; encoded by the coding sequence ATGCTCCGCGATCCGTCTCAACGCTACCGCCCTTTCGCCCCGGTCAATCTGCCTGACCGCCAATGGCCGTCCCGCACCATCACCGACGTGCCGGTGTGGTGCAGTTCTGACCTGCGCGATGGCAACCAGTCACTGATCGAGCCCATGGACCCGGAAAAGAAACTGCGCTTTTTCCAGACCCTGGTAGCGGTCGGCGTCAAGCAGATCGAGGTAGCCTTCCCGTCGGCATCACAGAACGATTTCGATTTCGTGCGCCGGCTGATCGAAGACGGGCATATTCCCGATGACGTGACCATTCAGGTACTGACCCAGGCACGGGATGATCTGATTGCGCGCACCTTCGAGTCCCTGCGGGGTGCCAAGCGTGCCATTGTGCATGTCTACAATGCCACCGCCCCCAGTTTCCGCCGCATCGTGTTCAAGCAGGACAAGGCCGGCGTCAAGGCGATCGCAGTCAATGCCGCGCAGACCATCCAGCGTCTGGCTGCCGAACAGCCCGACACCGAGTGGACCTTCCAGTATTCGCCGGAGATTTTCACCTCCACCGAACTGGATTTTGCCGTGGAGGTCTGTGATGCCGTGCTGGATGTCTGGCAACCGACCCCCGAGCGCAAGGTGATTCTCAATCTGCCGGCCACGGTGGAAGTGGCTACGCCGAACATCTACGCCGACCAGATCGAATGGTTCTGCCGGCATATCAGCCGGCGTGACAGTGTGCTGGTCAGCCTGCATACGCATAACGACCGTGGCACCGGTGTTGCGGCCACAGAGCTCGGTTTGCTGGCCGGCGCCGACCGGGTTGAAGGCTGCCTGTTCGGCAACGGTGAACGGACCGGTAATGTCGACCTGGTGACCCTGGCCTTGAACATGTACACCCAGGGCCTGCATCCGGGGCTGGATTTCTCCGACATTGATGCCGTTCGCAAGGTGGTCGAGGAATGCAACCAGTTGCCGGTACACCCCCGTCACCCCTATGTCGGCGACCTGGTGCATACCGCGTTTTCCGGCTCGCACCAGGACGCGATTCGCAAGGGCTTTGCCGTGCAATCGGCCGAGGGTATCTGGGAAGTCCCCTATCTGCCGATTGATCCGGCGGACATCGGGCGCAGCTATGAAGCGGTCATCCGCGTCAATAGCCAGTCCGGCAAGGGCGGCATTGCCTACCTGCTGGAGCAGGAATACGGCATCAGCCTGCCCCGTCGCATGCAGATCGAATTCAGCCAGGTGGTGCAGGGCGAAACCGACCGCCTCGGGCTGGAAATGACCGCACGACAAATCCACGATCTGCTCGACCGTGAGTACCTGCAAAATACCAGCCCCTACCAACTGCTCGGGCACCGTTTGCAGGAAGAAAACGGCACCAGCGTCGTCGATCTGCGCGTCAGCTACCGGGGTGAAGAGCTGCATTGGCATGGTATGGGTAAAGGCCCGCTGGAGGCCGTGGTTGCCGCTCTGCCGATCAAGACCGAAATCATGGATTACCATGAACACGCCATCGGCTCCGGCACTAACGCCCAGGCCGCCGCCTATATCGAGCTGCGCCTCGAGGGCGAGCGCTCGCTGCACGGCATCGGCATCAATGAAAACATTACCACAGCGAGCTTTCGCGCCCTGTTCAGCGCCCTGAACCGGGCACTGCAGCAGGCCGACGCCCAAGCGGCCTGA
- a CDS encoding alkene reductase — MSAFTLLQPAKVGSLDLPNRVIMAPLTRQRSQQPGNIPHALNATYYSQRANAGLIISEATQVCPEGQGYAWTPGIYSDEQIAGWQQTTQAVHDAGGRIFLQLWHVGRISHNLLQPAAADPVAPSAIQAKAECFVQEASGKAYKTATAKPRALTSEELAGVKQAYADATRNALQAGFDGVEVHAANGYLLDQFLCPNSNQREDGYGGSIENRARFVLEVLDEVIAAAGDSGKVGIRISPMGTFNGVADDNPQATFAYLVGELNQRNLGYLHVNRPDWVGGVYEGFDELLAEIRQAYQGTLILAGGMTAESGAAAIESGLADLIAFGRPYIANPDLVQRIEAGAEWNQINPKTLYGGAAEGYTDYPAMSQQA; from the coding sequence ATGTCTGCATTCACTTTACTGCAACCCGCCAAGGTGGGTTCTCTGGATTTGCCCAACCGCGTCATCATGGCGCCTCTGACCCGTCAACGCTCGCAACAACCCGGCAACATCCCCCATGCGCTGAATGCCACCTATTACAGCCAGCGCGCCAATGCCGGGTTGATCATCAGCGAAGCCACTCAGGTGTGTCCGGAAGGCCAGGGCTACGCCTGGACCCCGGGCATCTACAGTGACGAGCAGATTGCCGGTTGGCAGCAAACCACGCAGGCGGTACATGATGCCGGTGGGCGTATATTCCTGCAGCTGTGGCATGTCGGGCGCATTTCGCACAACCTGCTGCAACCCGCTGCGGCTGACCCTGTCGCCCCTTCGGCCATCCAGGCCAAGGCTGAGTGTTTTGTTCAGGAGGCCAGCGGCAAGGCTTACAAGACGGCTACCGCCAAGCCCCGCGCACTGACCAGCGAAGAACTGGCCGGCGTGAAACAGGCCTATGCCGACGCCACCCGCAACGCCTTGCAGGCCGGCTTTGATGGCGTGGAAGTGCACGCCGCCAACGGCTATCTGCTGGATCAGTTTCTCTGCCCGAACAGCAACCAGCGCGAAGACGGCTATGGTGGCTCGATCGAGAACCGCGCCCGCTTTGTACTGGAAGTGCTGGATGAGGTCATTGCAGCCGCCGGCGACAGTGGCAAGGTGGGAATTCGCATTTCGCCGATGGGCACGTTCAACGGTGTGGCGGATGACAACCCGCAGGCCACCTTTGCCTACCTGGTCGGTGAACTGAACCAGCGCAATCTGGGTTATCTGCACGTCAACCGCCCGGACTGGGTTGGCGGTGTCTATGAAGGCTTTGACGAGCTGCTGGCGGAGATCCGCCAGGCCTATCAGGGCACCCTGATTCTGGCCGGCGGCATGACCGCAGAGAGCGGCGCTGCCGCCATTGAATCCGGGCTGGCTGACCTGATTGCCTTTGGCCGCCCTTATATCGCCAACCCGGATCTGGTGCAGCGCATCGAAGCCGGTGCCGAGTGGAACCAGATCAACCCGAAAACCCTGTATGGCGGGGCTGCCGAAGGCTATACCGATTACCCAGCCATGAGCCAGCAGGCTTAA
- the der gene encoding ribosome biogenesis GTPase Der: MVPVIALVGRPNVGKSTLFNRLTKSRDALVADFAGLTRDRKYGEASWQGQDYIVIDTGGITGDEQGIDELMAGQSLQAIEEADAVLFMVDARAGRTPGDELIATHLRKRNKHTFLVANKIDGADPDSILGEFAHLGLGAPIGIAAAHGRNINPLLDAVLNEPQAADEISTDEEGRVLPGVEAIGTRIAVIGRPNVGKSTLVNRMLGEDRVVVFDQAGTTRDSIYIPFERHEKPYTLIDTAGVRKRGRIAETVEKFSVIKTLQAIKDANVVIFVIDAREGVVEQDLNLLGFVIDSGRALVLAVNKWDGMDDSEKRYVKIELERRLHFAQFAEIHFISALHGSGVGLLYKSVDKAFASAMTKVPTKRMTEILEDAVKEHQPPMVNSRRIKLRYAHLGGSNPPIIIVHGNQVDSIPKSYTRYLENTFRKVLKLAGTPIRVEYKGGDNPFAEKKVKLSDRQVNKKRRLMADSKKKKKR, translated from the coding sequence ATGGTTCCTGTCATTGCCCTGGTGGGGCGGCCGAATGTCGGCAAATCCACCCTGTTCAACCGCCTGACCAAGAGTCGCGACGCCCTGGTGGCCGATTTTGCCGGCCTTACCCGTGATCGCAAGTATGGCGAGGCCAGTTGGCAGGGTCAGGACTATATTGTCATCGATACCGGCGGTATTACCGGCGATGAGCAGGGCATTGACGAGTTGATGGCCGGGCAATCGCTGCAGGCGATTGAAGAAGCTGATGCCGTGCTCTTTATGGTCGATGCCCGCGCCGGGCGTACACCGGGCGACGAACTCATTGCCACCCACCTGCGCAAACGCAACAAACATACCTTTCTGGTTGCCAACAAGATTGATGGGGCTGATCCGGACTCCATTCTGGGTGAATTTGCGCACTTGGGCCTGGGAGCGCCCATCGGTATTGCCGCTGCCCACGGGCGCAATATCAACCCCTTGCTGGACGCTGTGCTGAACGAGCCTCAAGCGGCTGATGAGATCAGTACCGACGAAGAGGGTCGGGTATTGCCGGGCGTAGAAGCCATAGGTACGCGGATTGCCGTGATCGGACGGCCGAACGTGGGTAAATCCACGCTGGTCAACCGCATGCTGGGTGAGGACCGTGTGGTGGTGTTTGATCAGGCCGGTACCACGCGCGACAGCATCTATATTCCCTTCGAGCGCCATGAAAAACCCTACACGTTGATCGACACCGCTGGGGTGCGCAAGCGCGGACGGATCGCCGAAACGGTGGAAAAGTTTTCAGTGATCAAGACGTTGCAAGCGATCAAGGACGCCAATGTGGTGATCTTCGTGATCGATGCCCGTGAAGGTGTGGTGGAGCAGGACCTCAACCTGCTTGGGTTCGTCATCGACTCCGGCCGGGCCTTGGTGCTGGCGGTGAACAAGTGGGACGGGATGGATGACAGTGAAAAGCGCTACGTGAAGATCGAGCTGGAACGCCGCCTGCACTTTGCCCAGTTTGCCGAGATTCATTTTATCTCTGCCCTGCATGGTAGCGGTGTCGGCTTGCTCTACAAGTCCGTCGACAAGGCCTTTGCCAGCGCAATGACCAAAGTGCCCACCAAACGCATGACTGAAATCCTCGAGGATGCGGTCAAGGAGCATCAGCCGCCGATGGTCAACAGCCGTCGGATCAAGCTGCGTTACGCCCACCTGGGCGGCTCCAATCCGCCGATCATTATCGTGCATGGCAACCAGGTTGACTCGATTCCCAAGTCCTATACCCGCTACCTGGAAAACACCTTCCGCAAGGTGCTCAAGCTGGCCGGTACGCCGATCCGGGTCGAATACAAGGGCGGCGACAACCCCTTTGCCGAGAAGAAGGTCAAACTGTCGGATCGCCAGGTGAACAAGAAACGGCGTTTGATGGCGGATAGCAAGAAGAAGAAAAAACGCTGA
- the bamB gene encoding outer membrane protein assembly factor BamB yields MGLSTLVLAGCGSSGNTLPPAELEDFTAEVELERDWRRNVGSGQGRGFNRLQPSLDGITLYAADASGRVVAVDRDDGSVQWQARVDEPLTGAVGSGSGVVMLGTREGEVIVLDSNDGSEAWRAQMTSEVLAPPQTNGDVVVVQTQDDKVTALDITTGEQRWIYEASQSVLSVRGHAAPVATLRQVFAGMSGGRVVALEASSGLLQWDQRIAQPQGRSELERMVDIDGDLLLSGQNVYAASFQGNLAAIDGNSGELRWQRSASSHNGPAAGFGQVYLSRADGTVEAFDQNSGASAWSNDSLARRQLTAPTTFSSYVAVADFEGYVHLLAQTDGRLVARTRVDRKGVRAAPIAVGDRLFVYGNSGNLVALRIE; encoded by the coding sequence ATGGGACTCTCGACACTGGTCCTGGCCGGCTGTGGCAGCTCAGGCAACACTCTGCCGCCAGCTGAGTTGGAAGATTTTACTGCTGAAGTCGAGCTGGAGCGTGATTGGCGGCGCAACGTCGGCAGCGGACAGGGGCGGGGCTTCAATCGCCTGCAGCCCTCACTGGACGGTATTACCCTGTATGCCGCCGACGCCAGCGGGCGGGTTGTGGCTGTAGACCGGGATGACGGCTCGGTACAGTGGCAAGCTCGCGTGGACGAGCCGCTCACCGGTGCGGTGGGCAGCGGTTCCGGCGTCGTCATGTTGGGGACGCGTGAAGGTGAGGTCATTGTGCTCGATAGCAATGACGGTAGTGAAGCCTGGCGCGCGCAAATGACCAGTGAAGTCCTGGCGCCGCCGCAGACCAATGGTGATGTGGTAGTCGTGCAGACCCAGGATGACAAGGTGACCGCCCTGGACATTACCACCGGCGAGCAGCGCTGGATTTATGAAGCCAGTCAGTCGGTACTGTCGGTGCGAGGCCATGCTGCTCCAGTCGCCACGCTGCGTCAGGTGTTTGCAGGTATGTCCGGTGGCCGTGTCGTGGCCCTGGAAGCCAGCTCCGGCTTGCTGCAATGGGACCAACGCATTGCCCAGCCGCAGGGTCGTTCCGAACTGGAACGGATGGTGGATATCGATGGTGACTTGCTGCTCAGCGGGCAGAATGTGTACGCCGCCAGTTTTCAGGGCAACCTGGCAGCCATTGATGGCAACTCAGGTGAACTTCGCTGGCAACGCTCGGCGTCCAGTCACAACGGCCCGGCAGCGGGTTTCGGTCAGGTCTACCTGAGCCGTGCCGATGGCACGGTTGAAGCTTTTGATCAGAATAGCGGGGCTTCGGCCTGGAGCAACGACAGTCTGGCCCGGCGTCAGTTGACCGCGCCGACGACTTTCAGCAGTTATGTGGCGGTCGCGGACTTTGAGGGTTATGTGCACCTGTTGGCGCAAACCGATGGTCGTCTGGTCGCTCGCACCCGAGTGGATCGCAAGGGTGTGCGAGCCGCCCCGATTGCCGTTGGCGACCGTTTGTTTGTCTATGGCAACAGCGGCAATCTGGTTGCCTTGCGCATCGAATAA
- a CDS encoding YfgM family protein: MTYQTEEEQVAKIKELWQQHGMPLLTGVVLALAGVFGWQGWNNYQENQAANASTLYQNMLEVVLRQDSEAARTQGKALAEQLREEYPGTRYANFAALMEARLAVDNGDFAAAETLLQEVLGDIKDPALKEVARQRLARVMAEQDRHEEALALFTDSVSGELLAGREEVRGDLLLALGRDADARAAYKAALAALNDPRSRPQLQFKLDDLAEEA, encoded by the coding sequence GTGACTTACCAAACAGAAGAAGAACAGGTAGCCAAGATCAAGGAGCTTTGGCAGCAGCACGGCATGCCGCTGCTGACCGGGGTGGTGCTGGCTCTGGCTGGCGTGTTTGGCTGGCAGGGCTGGAATAATTATCAGGAAAACCAGGCAGCCAATGCCTCGACCCTGTATCAGAATATGCTGGAAGTGGTTTTGCGCCAGGATTCGGAAGCCGCGCGCACCCAGGGCAAGGCACTGGCTGAGCAGCTGCGTGAAGAGTATCCAGGCACTCGCTATGCCAACTTTGCCGCCTTGATGGAGGCGCGTCTGGCTGTCGACAACGGTGACTTTGCAGCGGCGGAAACACTGCTGCAGGAAGTGCTTGGGGATATCAAGGATCCGGCACTGAAAGAGGTCGCCCGCCAACGCCTGGCACGCGTGATGGCTGAGCAGGATCGGCATGAAGAAGCCCTTGCACTGTTCACTGACTCGGTCAGTGGCGAGCTGCTGGCCGGCCGTGAAGAAGTCCGCGGCGATTTGCTGCTGGCCTTGGGGCGTGATGCTGATGCACGCGCCGCCTACAAGGCGGCCCTGGCGGCGTTGAACGATCCACGCTCGCGTCCGCAACTGCAATTCAAACTCGACGATCTGGCGGAGGAAGCCTAG
- the hisS gene encoding histidine--tRNA ligase, producing MKTLQAVRGMNDILPADSALWQYLETKVATLLAGYGYQQIRMPIVEPTELFKRSIGEVTDIVEKEMYTFDDRNGDSLTLRPEGTAGCVRAMLEHGLLGSGVAQKVWYTGPMFRHERPQKGRYRQFHQIGVETFNLTGPDIDAELIVLTARLWRQLGLQDAVTLELNSLGSSEDRARYRDALVTYLRERFEQLDADSQRRLDSNPLRVLDSKNPDTQALLVDAPKLADYLNDEARAHFSQLCALLDAAGVEYRINPRLVRGLDYYGLTVFEWVTDRLGAQGTVCAGGRYDGLVQQLGGKPAPAVGFAMGLERLLLLIQTLEQVPAELANQLDVYLVTVGEAAQRSGLQLAEQLRDDLPQLRMLVHCGGGSFKSQFKKADKSGAPYALILGEQETLEQTIGLKPLRDGGEQEQLAWADIAARLQQLL from the coding sequence GTGAAAACCCTGCAAGCCGTGCGCGGCATGAATGACATATTGCCTGCTGACAGCGCTCTTTGGCAGTATCTGGAAACCAAGGTGGCCACACTGCTGGCTGGTTACGGTTATCAGCAGATCCGTATGCCGATTGTCGAGCCGACCGAGCTGTTCAAGCGCTCGATCGGTGAAGTGACCGATATCGTAGAAAAGGAAATGTATACCTTCGATGATCGCAATGGCGATTCGCTCACGTTGCGTCCGGAAGGGACGGCGGGCTGTGTGCGCGCCATGCTTGAGCATGGTCTGTTGGGCAGCGGTGTCGCACAGAAGGTCTGGTACACCGGCCCGATGTTTCGTCATGAACGTCCCCAGAAAGGGCGCTATCGTCAGTTCCACCAGATCGGCGTGGAAACCTTCAATCTGACTGGCCCGGATATTGACGCTGAGTTGATCGTGCTTACCGCGCGTCTGTGGCGTCAATTGGGGCTGCAGGACGCGGTTACCCTGGAGCTCAACAGCCTGGGCAGCAGTGAAGATCGGGCCCGTTACCGCGATGCGCTGGTAACCTACCTGCGTGAACGCTTCGAGCAACTGGATGCTGACAGCCAGCGTCGTCTGGACAGCAACCCGTTGCGTGTACTCGACAGCAAGAATCCGGATACCCAGGCCTTGTTGGTGGATGCCCCGAAGCTCGCCGACTATCTGAATGACGAGGCCCGTGCACACTTTTCCCAACTGTGCGCTTTGCTGGATGCCGCTGGCGTCGAGTACCGTATCAATCCGCGTCTGGTGCGTGGTCTGGATTACTATGGCCTGACAGTGTTTGAATGGGTGACTGATCGTCTGGGTGCGCAGGGTACCGTGTGTGCTGGTGGTCGTTATGATGGGCTGGTTCAGCAACTGGGTGGCAAGCCAGCTCCAGCGGTTGGCTTTGCCATGGGGCTGGAGCGCTTGCTGCTGTTGATCCAGACGTTGGAGCAGGTGCCGGCTGAACTGGCCAATCAGCTTGATGTCTATCTGGTCACTGTGGGTGAGGCTGCCCAGCGCTCTGGTCTGCAGTTGGCCGAACAGCTGCGTGATGACTTGCCGCAGCTACGCATGCTGGTGCATTGTGGCGGCGGCAGTTTCAAGAGCCAGTTCAAGAAGGCGGATAAATCGGGCGCACCTTATGCCCTGATTCTGGGTGAGCAAGAGACATTGGAGCAGACCATCGGTCTCAAGCCGTTGCGTGATGGCGGCGAGCAGGAACAACTGGCCTGGGCCGATATCGCCGCGCGGCTGCAACAATTACTATGA
- the ispG gene encoding flavodoxin-dependent (E)-4-hydroxy-3-methylbut-2-enyl-diphosphate synthase encodes MHQHSPIKRRQSRQIQVGSVAVGGDAPISVQSMTNTETCDVAATVAQIQRLEAAGADIVRVSVPSMEAADAFGKIRQQVNLPLVADIHFDYKIALRVAELGVDCLRINPGNIGREDRVRAVVDAARHHGIPIRIGVNAGSLEKDLQKKYGEPTPEALVESALRHVEHLDRLDFQEFKVSVKASDVFMAVGAYRLLAQQIEQPLHLGITEAGGLRSGTVKSAVGLGMLLAEGIGDTIRVSLAADPVEEIKVGFDILKSLQLRSRGINFIACPSCSRQNFDVVKTMNELESRLDDVLVPLDVAVIGCVVNGPGEAREADIGLTGGSPNNLVYLDGSPAGKVDNANLVDHLEQIIRDKIAAKQALDANTIVRG; translated from the coding sequence ATGCATCAGCATTCCCCGATCAAGCGTCGGCAATCACGACAGATACAGGTAGGTTCGGTTGCCGTTGGCGGCGATGCTCCGATTTCGGTGCAAAGCATGACCAACACCGAAACCTGTGATGTGGCAGCCACCGTGGCCCAGATTCAGCGTCTGGAAGCTGCAGGCGCCGACATCGTGCGGGTATCCGTCCCGAGCATGGAAGCCGCTGACGCTTTTGGCAAAATCCGCCAGCAGGTCAATCTGCCGCTGGTGGCGGATATTCACTTTGACTACAAGATTGCCCTGCGGGTTGCCGAGCTCGGGGTTGATTGCCTGCGCATCAACCCCGGCAATATCGGCCGCGAAGATCGTGTCCGGGCCGTTGTGGATGCGGCCCGGCACCATGGAATTCCGATCCGAATCGGAGTGAATGCCGGCTCGCTGGAAAAGGATTTGCAGAAGAAATACGGTGAGCCGACGCCGGAAGCACTGGTGGAGTCAGCACTGCGGCATGTCGAACACCTGGATCGGTTGGACTTTCAGGAGTTCAAGGTCAGCGTCAAAGCGTCTGATGTGTTCATGGCCGTGGGGGCCTACCGGCTGTTGGCCCAGCAGATCGAGCAGCCGCTGCACCTCGGGATTACCGAGGCAGGCGGCCTGCGCTCGGGCACGGTGAAGTCTGCCGTTGGCCTGGGTATGCTGCTGGCCGAAGGGATAGGTGATACCATCCGCGTCTCCCTGGCCGCCGACCCGGTTGAAGAAATCAAAGTTGGCTTTGATATTCTCAAATCCCTGCAATTGCGTTCGCGCGGGATCAATTTCATTGCCTGTCCGAGTTGTTCCCGACAGAACTTTGATGTGGTCAAGACCATGAACGAGCTGGAATCACGGCTCGACGATGTCCTGGTACCTCTGGATGTCGCTGTGATTGGTTGCGTGGTCAATGGCCCGGGTGAAGCCCGTGAGGCTGACATCGGCCTGACCGGCGGCAGCCCGAATAACCTGGTTTATCTGGATGGCAGCCCGGCCGGCAAGGTCGACAATGCCAACCTGGTTGATCATCTGGAACAGATTATCCGCGACAAGATCGCTGCCAAACAGGCGCTGGACGCCAATACCATCGTCCGCGGCTGA
- a CDS encoding helix-turn-helix domain-containing protein, giving the protein MTDTVAEPNVQQPLPDNPASVLAACREEKQLSLEAVASSLKLSPRTLQLLESGDFDRLPGDTFTRGYIRSYARLLGLDANRLALDYDRLRGIESRERQVSGISKVTPANSSHTLFKLSTLAIMLAILLSLFFWWREHQPTSLSERSSYPQDTPLTDTRDIAVDSLDLPQPLQNGMTASEGADSPVAVAPDIEQAETSESADVTESGELTGSANAETAETADIVEPPATAELVVAGANNRLQLSFSADCWVQVSSLGGQVLHSELMRAGQTLDLQHDSGMALVLGAAEAVASARFNDEDIQLTRNGQASGVVRVRLGE; this is encoded by the coding sequence ATGACCGATACCGTTGCCGAGCCCAATGTGCAGCAGCCGTTACCGGATAACCCTGCCAGTGTCCTGGCGGCTTGCCGGGAGGAAAAACAACTGAGTCTGGAGGCCGTGGCCAGCAGCCTGAAGCTGTCGCCGCGCACGCTGCAATTATTGGAGAGTGGCGATTTCGATCGTTTGCCGGGGGACACCTTTACTCGCGGCTACATCCGCAGTTATGCCCGCTTGCTCGGGTTGGATGCCAACCGTCTGGCGCTGGATTACGACCGTCTGCGCGGGATTGAAAGCCGTGAACGCCAGGTCAGTGGCATCAGCAAGGTGACGCCGGCCAACAGCAGCCATACCCTGTTCAAACTGAGCACCCTGGCGATCATGCTGGCAATCTTGCTGTCGCTGTTTTTCTGGTGGCGTGAGCATCAGCCGACCAGTCTCAGTGAGCGTTCGTCGTATCCGCAAGATACCCCCCTGACGGATACCCGGGATATTGCCGTTGACTCGCTTGACTTGCCGCAGCCGCTGCAAAATGGCATGACTGCCAGCGAGGGAGCTGATAGCCCGGTAGCGGTTGCACCTGACATTGAGCAGGCAGAAACAAGCGAATCTGCCGATGTCACCGAGTCTGGCGAGCTGACTGGTTCGGCAAATGCAGAGACAGCGGAAACGGCTGACATTGTTGAGCCGCCCGCCACCGCTGAGCTGGTAGTCGCGGGGGCGAACAATCGCTTGCAGCTCAGCTTCAGTGCCGATTGCTGGGTCCAGGTCAGCAGTCTGGGTGGTCAGGTATTGCACAGCGAGTTGATGCGTGCCGGACAGACACTGGATCTTCAGCACGACAGTGGCATGGCATTGGTACTTGGCGCGGCTGAGGCAGTTGCCAGTGCGCGCTTCAATGATGAAGACATTCAATTGACCCGGAATGGCCAGGCATCAGGCGTGGTCAGAGTTCGACTGGGCGAGTAA